One stretch of Podospora bellae-mahoneyi strain CBS 112042 chromosome 2, whole genome shotgun sequence DNA includes these proteins:
- a CDS encoding hypothetical protein (EggNog:ENOG503NZJ7; SMCOG1034:cytochrome P450; antiSMASH:Cluster_3; COG:Q): MILQLAALVFGAIYVVVLTYRSWARHRKVPGPFFASISNLPRLRWAWSGEAHHVHMRLHEQFGRLVRLGPNCISIADPEEVLKIYGTGVNLKKSDFYKVMQPMSCGRVIQGLFNTQDDALHRAMKRPIASIYSMSNLVEFEPHVDTTIRFFLTKLDEISAKDGQTVDLGTWLQWFAFDVMGEITFSKRLGFLDEAKDVDGIMGSIQKVFKYASWVGQIPWLDNLLAKNPLARFLPEGSSPIVAFALARAHERSNISEVEKTTTYHNTKDFMSRFLEAKEKDPDILDWFLTAWATSNVLAGSDTTAIMMRAVIYFLIKHPDCLGKLMEELSQANSEGRLSDNVTWKESQSLPYLDACVKEAGRLHPVIGLPLERVVGKGGVELCGVHFEGGTVVGMNPWVVHRSKEVFGEDADKFRPERWLCERERRVKMERCLLTFGAGRRTCLGKNISYLEIYKLIPTLFWRYRMTLEGDWKVQNHWMVAQTGLNVRMTPRCGGKKEVLV; encoded by the exons ATGATCCTTCAACTTGCTGCATTGGTCTTTGGGGCGATAtatgtggtggtgttgacatATCGATCCTGGGCAAGACATCGGAAAGTTCCTGGACCCTTCTTCGCATCTATATCGAATCTCCCCAGGCTCAGATGGGCATGGTCTGGCGAAGCACATCATGTTCATATGCGGCTGCACGAACAATTTGGTAGACTTGTACGCCTCGGGCCGAACTGCATCAGTATTGCCGACCCAGAAGAGGTCCTAAAGATTTATGGTACTGGTGTCAATCTCAAAAAG TCCGATTTTTACAAGGTTATGCAGCCCATGTCATGCGGCAGGGTGATCCAAGGGCTGTTCAACACCCAGGATGACGCCCTCCACCGGGCTATGAAGAGACCGATTGCTAGTATATACTCGATGTCGAATCTAGTCGAGTTTGAGCCACATGTTGACACCACTATTCGTTTCTTTCTGACAAAGTTGGATGAAATTTCGGCCAAAGATGGGCAAACAGTGGATCTTGGGACATGGCTTCAGTGGTTTGCCTTTGACGTGATGGGCGAGATCACGTTCAGCAAACGTCTTGGTTTTCTTGATGAAGCAAAGGATGTCGACGGGATCATGGGCAGTATTCAGAAGGTCTTCAAGTACGCCTCGTGG GTTGGCCAGATCCCTTGGCTTGACAACCTCTTGGCGAAGAACCCTCTCGCGCGCTTCCTTCCCGAAGGCAGCTCCCCCATTGTTGCGTTTGCTCTCGCCAGAGCGCATGAAAGATCAAACATCAGCGAAGTAGAGAAAACAACCACGTACCATAATACCAAGGACTTCATGTCTCGCTTTctggaggccaaggagaaggaccCGGATATCCTGGACTGGTTCCTCACTGCTTGGGCGACATCGAATGTCTTGGCTGGGAGCGATACGACTGCCATCATGATGAGAGCCGTCATTTACTTTCTGATCAAACATCCGGACTGTCTTGGTAAGCTGATGGAGGAACTTTCACAGGCGAATAGCGAGGGCCGACTATCGGATAATGTCACATGGAAGGAGTCTCAAAGTCTCCCGTACTTGGATGCGTGCGTTAAGGAGGCGGGCAGGTTACATCCTGTCATTGGGCTGCCGcttgagagggtggtgggtaAAGGCGGCGTGGAGCTTTGCGGCGTGCACTTTGAAGGGGGGACGGTTGTGGGAATGAATCCTTGGGTTGTTCACCGCAGCAAGGAGGTCTTTGGGGAAGATGCAGACAAGTTCAGGCcggagaggtggttgtgtgagagggagagaagggtcaagatggagaggtgTCTGTTGACGTTTGGAGCTGGACGGAGGACGTGCTTGGGGAAGAATATCTCATATTTGGAGATTTACAAGCTGATTCCAACTTTGTTTTGGCGGTATCGG ATGACGCTTGAGGGCGACTGGAAGGTGCAAAACCATTGGATGGTTGCTCAGACTGGGCTCAATGTCCGGATGACTCCAAGATGCGGTGGCAAGAAGGAGGTTTTGGTTTGA
- a CDS encoding Type I Iterative PKS (SMCOG1022:Beta-ketoacyl synthase; EggNog:ENOG503NWH8; COG:I; antiSMASH:Cluster_3), with protein sequence MTANTLLLFGDQTGEVLPSIQSLSRNASSNQTLATFLRKATDRLRSAVLQAPAHYRRSFPNFTSLSELAAAVSKQDHASPALYAALLCIAQIGDVIVYLENNPGLLEASKDRLAIVGLCTGLLPAAVVSCSRNLTEVIALADETVHLAFQVGLAASKRSHEVDPSTGSWATLVSQVDISVAREAIGIFNRNSMPRHQVYISAESQNSVTISGPPSATEAFFSSTSIFGKCKRIPLPIAAAFHADNLQPIQPTVLLQNMNPSLHSKPVQHPFLLSPHSGLPYQVSSFGNVLVEVMGDIFRHPILFDACTQGLAKILSSQPNLLVFGPVSCEKAIQQALHGHGIKLETPSTATTLNNTSLIPNAIAIIGMSVRLPGSETLEDFWQVLEDGRNLYEKIRPDRFDINTHVDPSGKAKNTSLTPYGVFIDRPGYFDTRLFNMSPREAAQTDPQQRLLLLTTYEALEMAGYTPNATPSTNTKRIGSFMGQTGDDYREVNASQNVDTYFITGNIRAFGPGRLNYHFGWEGPSYSVDTACSSSAASIQLACSALLSSEVDMAVGGGANLLTASGLFAGLSRGSFLSKTGGCKTFDHDADGYVRADAVGVVVLKRLDDALADRDNILAVLRATATNHSAEASSITHPHAETQERLFDSVLSKAGINPIEIDYAELHGTGTQAGDATESRSVTNVLSRNRPADKPLFIGTVKPNLGHGEAASGVTSLIKAILMLSKNMIPPHIGIKGRINEKLPPLADMNTRISFGKTPFRPRPGGDGKRKILINNFDAAGGNTSMVIEDPPMLPKEGVDPRNHHAIAVSGKTPNSIMGNSKRLLEHLDQNPDARLEDIAYTTTARRMHHNLRKAHVASSIKTLRDSLQQAITRETWTKVPAAPPQVVFLFTGQGSAYSGMASNLFKTSAPFRELLQGNDDICVSHGFRSFLPLVEDKNFDMTMASPVQVQLAIVSIELAMAEYWKSLGVMPAAVVGHSLGEYPALCVAGVLSLSDCLYLVGKRADLMVSNCSPGTHSMLAVQADQGDTEALLKSVDDDSGIEIACRNGPTSIVVSGGLDQIRELQEKALTRGLKTTVLEVQYAFHSSQMDAILEDFSSVASRVNFAAPTIPVASTVLGSIVEGAGIISAEYLLRGTRGPVQFMDAVEAVKSLQNSPNQQTVWIETGPSPVCVGMVRSMAMEAAADQLLPSMKKGEDDWKMLTTSVAKAFSAGLNIDWREFHRPYELSLRLAALPHYAFDLKNYWIQYEGDWALRKGDADGLPRSPAAEDRLTKFPSTTLHRIESEVRDKAGISVIFASDASEPKLNTALRGHLVNGAGLCPSSIYADMAFTAASYILGDAGLNMSLDVRDMQVDKPLVIQPGDTNQIIRVFATKKIGSDQIEVTFASQDGSRNEHHATCSVVCGRGECWQHDWSKTAYLIKARIESLKESSNKGQTHRILRSMVYKLFAALVDYDTRYQGLQEVFLDSNLFEAAANVKFNTSDSDGTFNHSPYWIDGFSHLSGFVLNGGERTPADVVYISHGWDSMKIVGQLSAGKEYQSYVRMQDTSRRGVMEGDVYLFEGDVVVAVCQGLRFQRIQRSILDHLLPPPNKPSTLSQPMPSLAAKRQSLNSHIPTIKVELVDDDIVSSDFDQVLQLVASEVGVDVEDLADDTVFADLGVDSLLSITITAKLGQLWGQAIPAGLFTEILTVAELRRYHLENIDNSDDDDRASSYGGSTCGNDIFSQPQSQAYTPFTNTGLSIGTPVEDRAGAIRKIIAAELGMSIEEIDNDVPLADLGVDSLLSLSIMAAIKAQTGQIFPSSFLMEYPSLAAIEAALGPRRTLPAQQLFKALEKVQNNKSIPQSEAVLLQGSSSSREPALFLLPDGSGSASSYVGLPNLKLSGPVWGLDSPFLNNPEAFTIPLEELASSFAAEIRNKQAHGPYRLAGWSIGGTYAYEVALQLLSHGEVVESLTLIDAPCPASLPPLPIETISLLDKIGAFDSFKNKKKAGKTYMRETVHAHFAGSVKALERYKPAAMQNSSTPLIKSVTVVWARDGVWDTVGPEVKARHIKALGKKNAARDWMLDTKSDFGPNGWEILLPGAEIQCKVVEGDHFTIMRDSGVLKLGEVLQGTIIGPARS encoded by the exons atGACAGCCAACACTTTGCTTCTCTTTGGGGACCAGACAGGGGAGGTCCTACCTTCAATACAATCTCTCTCCAGAAATGCTTCATCAAATCAGACCTTGGCAACGTTTCTGAGGAAGGCCACAGATAGACTCAGAAGTGCAGTACTTCAAGCCCCTGCTCACTATCGACGCTCCTTTCCAAATTTCACCTCTCTCTCCgagctcgccgccgccgtgtCGAAACAAGATCACGCATCCCCTGCCTTATATGCCGCACTTCTGTGTATCGCGCAAATTGGCGATGTCATCGT ATATCTCGAAAACAACCCAGGGCTCCTAGAGGCTTCTAAAGACAGGCTTGCCATTGTCGGGTTATGTACTGGCCTTCTCCCCGCCGCGGTTGTCTCGTGCTCCAGAAACCTCACCGAAGTGATTGCACTTGCAGATGAAACTGTTCATCTTGCTTTCCAAGTCGGTCTTGCGGCATCAAAAAGGTCCCACGAGGTAGATCCATCCACTGGCAGCTGGGCTACTCTGGTCTCCCAGGTCGATATTTCTGTCGCTAGGGAAGCCATTGGCATCTTCAACCGCAACTCGATGCCCAGACACCAGGTATACATCAGTGCTGAGAGCCAAAACTCAGTGACAATTAGCGGCCCGCCTTCCGCTACCGAAGCTTTCTTCAGCTCCACCTCAATCTTCGGAAAATGCAAACGAATTCCACTTCCCATTGCAGCGGCCTTTCACGCCGATAATCTTCAGCCCATTCAGCCCACTGTGCTTCTCCAGAATATGAACCCTTCTCTACACTCGAAACCTGTACAACATCCCTTTCTTCTGTCTCCTCATTCAGGCTTACCTTATCAAGTGTCATCATTCGGTAATGTTTTGGTGGAGGTTATGGGTGACATCTTCCGGCATCCTATATTGTTCGACGCATGTACTCAAGGGCTTGCCAAAATTCTCTCATCCCAACCGAACCTTCTGGTCTTTGGACCAGTGAGCTGTGAAAAGGCAATTCAGCAAGCTCTGCATGGCCATGGTATCAAATTGGAGACTCCCAGTACTGCAACGACGCTGAACAACACTTCATTGATACCCAACGCCATAGCCATCATCGGCATGTCAGTCCGGCTTCCAGGAAGTGAGACCCTAGAAGATTTCTGGCAAGTGCTTGAGGACGGCCGCAATCTCTACGAAAAGATTCGTCCTGATCGtttcgacatcaacacccatGTTGATCCTTCtggcaaggccaagaacaCTAGCTTGACACCATATGGTGTGTTCATCGATCGACCTGGATACTTCGATACGAGACTGTTCAATATGTCTCCCCGTGAGGCTGCTCAAACAGACCCTCAGCAACGACTTCTCCTTCTGACCACGTACGAGGCTCTCGAGATGGCTGGGTACACCCCCAATGCAACGCCGTCTACCAATACCAAAAGGATCGGCTCCTTCATGGGCCAAACAGGTGACGACTATCGTGAGGTAAACGCGAGTCAGAACGTCGACACGTACTTCATCACTGGCAACATTCGCGCCTTCGGTCCAGGTAGACTGAACTATCATTTCGGTTGGGAAGGGCCGAGCTATTCCGTTGACACAGCGTGTTCATCCAGCGCAGCTAGTATCCAATTGGCCTGCTCTGCGCTGCTGAGTAGCGAGGTGGACATggctgtgggtggtggtgctaaCCTGCTCACTGCATCCGGTTTGTTTGCTGGGCTAAGTCGGGGGAGCTTCTTGTCAAAGACTGGAGGTTGCAAAACCTTTGATCATGATGCGGACGGCTATGTTCGCGCAGACGCAGTAGGTGTCGTCGTTCTGAAGAGGTTGGACGACGCATTGGCCGACAGAGACAACATCCTCGCGGTCCTTcgggcaacagcaaccaaccaCTCCGCTGAAGCATCCTCCATCACTCATCCTCACGCCGAGACACAAGAGCGACTGTTCGATTCAGTCCTAAGCAAAGCCGGCATCAACCCTATCGAGATCGATTACGCAGAGCTCCACGGCACTGGTACCCAAGCAGGTGATGCAACCGAGAGCCGATCTGTGACCAATGTTCTTTCCCGTAACCGCCCGGCCGACAAACCCCTGTTCATCGGCACAGTTAAGCCCAATCTCGGCCACGGTGAGGCCGCCAGCGGTGTCACCTCTCTCATCAAAGCCATCTTGATGTTGAGTAAGAACATGATTCCGCCCCATATTGGAATAAAAGGCCGGATCAACGAGAAGCTACCACCGCTGGCTGACATGAACACCCGGATATCATTCGGTAAAACTCCATTCCGGCCCCGTcctggcggtgatggaaagagaaagatcctcatcaacaacttcGACGCTGCCGGCGGAAATACCAGCATGGTCATCGAAGATCCTCCCATGTTACCAAAAGAGGGTGTGGATCCCCGCAATCATCATGCCATTGCCGTGTCTGGCAAGACGCCAAACTCCATCATGGGGAACAGCAAGCGTCTTCTTGAGCACTTAGACCAAAATCCTGACGCTCGCCTAGAGGACATTGcctacaccaccacggcACGCCGGATGCATCATAATCTGCGCAAGGCCCATGTTGCTTCTTCGATCAAGACTCTTCGGGACAGTCTGCAGCAAGCCATCACAAGAGAGACGTGGACAAAGGTCCCGGCCGCGCCTCCTCAAGTCGTGTTCCTCTTCACTGGCCAGGGTTCTGCGTATAGCGGCATGGCATCAAACTTGTTCAAGACCAGCGCACCGTTCCGCGAGCTTCTTCAAGGCAATGACGATATATGCGTCTCTCATGGCTTCAGATCTTTCCTGCCCCTTGTAGAGGACAAGAACTTCGATATGACGATGGCCTCGCCGGTTCAGGTGCAGTTGGCAATTGTGTCCATAGAGCTAGCCATGGCAGAATATTGGAAATCTCTTGGGGTAATGCCGGCTGCCGTTGTTGGTCACAGCCTTGGGGAGTATCCTGCACTGTGCGTCGCTGGTGTCCTCTCTCTCAGCGACTGCCTGTATCTTGTTGGGAAAAGGGCAGATTTAATGGTATCCAATTGCTCGCCTGGTACGCACTCGATGCTGGCTGTTCAAGCAGACCAAGGTGACACGGAAGCACTTCTGAAGAGTGTCGATGACGATTCCGGTATCGAGATTGCATGTCGAAATGGGCCTACGTCAATCGTCGTCAGTGGAGGATTGGATCAGATACGGGAGTTGCAGGAGAAGGCTCTTACCAGGGGCCTGAAGACAACAGTGCTCGAGGTACAGTATGCTTTCCACTCTTCTCAAATGGATGCCATTCTGGAAGACTTCTCGTCGGTTGCAAGTCGAGTCAATTTCGCAGCACCAACCATCCCTGTTGCGTCGACAGTTCTGGGATCGATCGTCGAAGGTGCAGGAATCATCAGTGCCGAATATCTGCTCCGGGGTACTCGTGGCCCTGTGCAGTTCATGGACGCGGTCGAAGCGGTTAAAAGTCTGCAAAACTCCCCAAATCAGCAAACAGTTTGGATTGAGACTGGGCCAAGCCCGGTTTGTGTCGGAATGGTGAGGTCCATGGCCATGGAAGCAGCTGCTGATCAGCTCCTTCCCTCAatgaagaagggcgaggacgacTGGAAGATGCTGACCACATCAGTGGCCAAAGCTTTCTCTGCGGGGCTCAACATCGATTGGCGTGAATTCCATCGACCCTATGAGTTGTCTCTGCGTCTAGCTGCGTTACCTCATTACGCTTTCGATCTCAAGAACTACTGGATTCAATATGAGGGTGATTGGGCTCTGCGTAAAGGCGACGCAGATGGCCTCCCTAGGTCTCCTGCGGCAGAAGACCGCCTCACAAAATTCCCGTCAACTACCCTCCATCGTATCGAGTCCGAGGTCCGTGACAAGGCTGGTATCTCCGTCATTTTCGCATCAGATGCTTCCGAGCCGAAGTTGAACACCGCTCTCCGCGGTCATCTCGTCAATGGCGCAGGGCTCTGCCCTAGTTCTATCTACGCAGACATGGCATTCACTGCTGCATCGTATATCCTGGGCGACGCAGGGCTCAATATGTCCTTGGATGTCCGGGACATGCAAGTCGACAAACCGCTTGTTATTCAACCAGGGGATACGAATCAAATTATTCGAGTGTTTGCAACGAAAAAGATTGGTTCCGACCAAATCGAAGTAACATTTGCCTCTCAGGATGGAAGCAGAAACGAACACCACGCCACGTGTAGTGTTGTATGCGGACGAGGAGAATGTTGGCAACACGACTGGTCCAAGACGGCATATCTAATCAAGGCACGCATCGAAAGTCTAAAAGAGTCCTCCAACAAAGGCCAAACGCACAGAATTCTCCGGTCAATGGTGTACAAGTTGTTTGCAGCATTGGTGGATTACGACACTCGATACCAGGGGTTGCAAGAGGTCTTCTTGGACAGCAACCTGTTTGAAGCAGCGGCCAATGTGAAATTCAACACCTCTGACAGTGATGGCACATTCAACCATAGTCCATACTGGATCGATGGTTTCTCCCATCTTTCAGGCTTTGTGCTTAATGGCGGAGAGAGGACCCCTGCCGATGTTGTTTACATTTCCCATGGTTGGGATAGTATGAAGATTGTTGGTCAGTTGTCTGCTGGTAAAGAGTATCAGAGCTATGTCCGCATGCAAGATACAAGCAGACGCGGAGTAATGGAGGGCGATGTGTATCTCTTTGAAGgcgatgtggtggtggctgtttgTCAGGGTCTGCGATTTCAGCGCATCCAACGCTCGATTctcgaccacctcctcccaccgccaAACAAGCCCTCCACCCTTTCGCAACCCATGCCGAGCCTCGCTGCCAAGAGGCAATCTTTGAACTCGCACATTCCGACGATCAAGGTTGAGTTGGTGGACGATGATATCGTGTCTTCGGATTTTGACCAGGTCCTTCAATTGGTAGCTTCCGAGGTCGGTGTTGACGTTGAAGACCTGGCAGACGACACAGTATTTGCAGATCTGGGCGTTGATAGTTTGCTGTCCATCACTATCACCGCCAAGCTTGGTCAACTATGGGGCCAAGCCATACCGGCGGGTCTTTTCACCGAGATTCTGACTGTTGCAGAACTGCGCCGGTATCACCTTGAAAACATTGATAATtctgacgacgacgaccgtGCCTCGAGCTATGGCGGAAGCACTTGTGGAAATGACATTTTCAGCCAGCCTCAGAGTCAGGCATACACTCCGTTTACCAACACAGGGCTTTCCATCGGCACTCCAGTAGAAGATCGAGCTGGAGCTATCAGAAAGATCATTGCCGCTGAGTTGGGAATGAGCATCGAGGAAATCGACAATGACGTACCTTTGGCGGACCTTGGTGTTGACAGTCTACTATCTTTGTCGATCATGGCTGCTATCAAAGCACAGACAGGTCAGATATTCCCATCCAGCTTTTTGATGGAATATCCAAGTTTAGCAGCAATCGAGGCTGCTCTCGGCCCTCGCCGAACACTGCCAGCCCAACAGCTGTTCAAAGCCCTGGAAAAGGTGCAAAACAACAAGAGCATTCCACAGTCTGAAGCTGTCTTGCTGCAGGGATCGTCATCTTCACGAGAACCTGCCCTATTTCTGCTCCCTGATGGCTCTGGGAGTGCCAGCAGCTATGTTGGACTGCCAAACCTGAAACTATCTGGCCCTGTGTGGGGACTTGACAGCCCATTTCTTAACAATCCTGAGGCATTCACCATTCCGCTGGAAGAACTGGCTTCCTCATTTGCTGCAGAGATTCGAAACAAACAGGCTCACGGACCGTACCGACTGGCCGGGTGGTCCATTGGAGGAACCTACGCATATGAGGTTGCACTACAATTGTTAAGCCatggagaggtggttgagtCTCTGACACTCATTGATGCACCATGTCCGGCTTCCCTCCCGCCACTGCCTATCGAAACGATCTCATTACTCGACAAAATTGGAGCGTTTGACAGtttcaagaacaagaagaaggcgggcAAGACATACATGAGGGAAACTGTCCATGCTCACTTTGCTGGATCGGTTAAAGCACTGGAAAGATACAAGCCTGCTGCAATGCAAAATAGTTCAACTCCACTGATTAAGTCTGTCACAGTGGTGTGGGCACGAGATGGCGTTTGGGACACGGTTGGGCCGGAAGTCAAAGCAAGGCATATTAAGGCACTGGGCAAAAAGAATGCTGCAAGAGACTGGATGTTGGACACAAAATCAGACTTTGGGCCGAACGGGTGGGAGATATTGCTCCCTGGTGCTGAGATTCAGTGCAAAGTAGTTGAGGGCGACCATTTCACCATCATGAGAGACTCAGGGGTGTTGAAGCTTGGCGAGGTACTTCAAGGTACCATCATCGGGCCAGCTCGAAGTTGA
- a CDS encoding hypothetical protein (EggNog:ENOG503P6ZH; antiSMASH:Cluster_3; COG:S), whose protein sequence is MVVLKLAKMFLLPKGTGLIRYIPYLFIIPVLVFHTLALTGCVSTSPGIPNIYVVSLRSAELANTNNTDLDVQVRIGYFGMCGISEEHGTLCGTVSGRSVEDLSSTLFPAATASNNTLLKNEITDLITTAQDLQTEIFISILAGAAVLFIVGLVALFFFKQDRKKNATEWYEQGKWSKIVKRGTYGALFLSAAMTFASALATSQSAGALQITSAVMENASVLIKTGTTIQVFQWIAFGFGFSFAAVVPFLAKPREESGSGEYVDKEGNVV, encoded by the exons ATGGTCGTCTTGAAGCTCGCAAAGATGTTCCTCCTGC CCAAGGGCACCGGACTCATCCGTTATATCCCCtacctcttcatcatccccgtcctcgtcttccacaCCCTCGCCTTGACCGGCTGCGTGAGCACCTCCCCGGGCATCCCCAACATCTATGTTGTCTCCCTCCGCTCCGCCGAGCTCgcaaacacaaacaacacCGACCTCGACGTCCAAGTCCGGATCGGCTACTTTGGCATGTGCGGCATCAGCGAAGAGCACGGCACCCTCTGCGGCACCGTCTCGGGCCGCTCCGTCGAGGACCTCTCCTCGACTCTGTTCCCCGCCGCGACCGCAtcaaacaacaccctcctcaagaacGAAATCACcgatctcatcaccaccgctcaGGACCTCCAGACTGAgatcttcatctccatcctcgccggcGCTGCAGTCCTCTTCATCGTTGGCCTTGTCGCGCTCTTTTTCTTCAAGCAAgacaggaagaagaatgCCACTGAGTGGTATGAGCAAGGAAAGTGGAGCAAGATTGTCAAGCGCGGGACTTATGGTGCGCTTTTCCTCTCGGCTGCCATGACATTTGCCTCTGCGCTTGCCACGAGCCAAAGCGCGGGTGCGCTCCAGATTACGAGCGCGGTGATGGAGAATGCTTCGGTTTTGATCAAGACTGGGACGACGATTCAGGTTTTCCAGTGGATCgcgtttgggtttgggttttcATTTGCCGCGGTGGTGCCGTTTTTGGCGAAGCCTAGGGAGGAGAGTGGGAGCGGGGAGTATGTTGATAAGGAGGGGAATGTGGTTTGA
- a CDS encoding hypothetical protein (antiSMASH:Cluster_3; COG:E; EggNog:ENOG503P2GZ), protein MSLAFKVITSFSSIFTATYSTIESLITSPNQVTNHQQDHAFQAPSATDKRSPCPMVNALANHAYLPRDGSNVSLLKLIQAAKEGINLAPDATLIVGLKALQTSTTGSWLTFNLDDLNKHGVIEHDASLSRKDVFFGDNHSFSPETWETVFKHFRGLEKIPLQVAAAARKERVESARASNPEFSLTEDQNRFSILETSLYLMVFGEGTQGNARTDWVKVLFEEERLPFQEGFTRSPTMLTLGQILELHKKVEAV, encoded by the exons ATGTCGCTCGCCTTCAAAGTCAtcacatccttctcctccataTTCACCGCAACCTACAGCACGATCGAGTCCCTCATAACTTCCCCCAACCAggtcaccaaccaccaacaggACCATGCCTTCCAagccccctccgccaccgaTAAACGCAGCCCATGTCCGATGGTCAACGCTCTCGCAAACCACGCCTACCTTCCCCGAGATGGGTCCAacgtctccctcctcaagctcatccaagccgccaaagagggcatcaacctcgcccccGACGCAACCCTCATCGTCGGCCTCAAAgccctccaaacctccaccactggcAGCTGGTTAACCTTCAACCTGGACGACCTGAACAAACACGGCG TCATCGAACACGACGCCTCCCTCAGCAGAAAAGACGTCTTTTTCGGCGACAACCACTCCTTTTCCCCCGAGACGTGGGAAACAGTATTTAAACACTTTCGAGGACTGGAGAAAATCCCCCTCCAAGTTGCCGCAGCGGCCAGGAAGGAAAGAGTGGAGAGTGCAAGGGCTTCCAACCCGGAGTTTAGCCTGACCGAGGATCAGAACAGGTTCTCCATTTTGGAGACCAGTCTGTATCTCATGGTCTTTGGGGAGGGAACGCAGGGGAATGCGCGGACTGACTGGGTCAAGGTGCTGTTTG aagaggagaggCTGCCGTTTCAGGAGGGGTTTACGCGGTCGCCTACGATGCTGACTCTTGGTCAGATTTTAGAGTTGCacaagaaggtggaggcCGTTTAA
- a CDS encoding hypothetical protein (antiSMASH:Cluster_3; EggNog:ENOG503PA19; COG:S), whose protein sequence is MRASFSLLLPILGWLSTGAHAIVRFHCSALTVQRLDPLVNPGMIPSTHVHQIVGGDAFNASMDPSLDLPELSTCTSCQFAEDFSNYWTAVLYFKAKNGTYKRVPQLGNNQFEKAKGGLTIYYMQDAIYDRNQKSNVQAFQPGFRMFVGDLNARTIEEAARFRQLTYVCMDTWTSRAPETMAFPTRKCPEGIMTSVRFPTCWDGKNLDSPDHMAHMSYPEYGTFESGGPCPASHPVRMPQVFYEVVWDTKIFNNEEWPEDGSSPFVWSFGDATGFGTHGDYLFGWKGDALQRILDAPCWFNTNCAKESNSPLQTIEQMNACTQPSMVDEDIDGWLDELPGGWKADYGHGHGSTE, encoded by the exons ATGCGTGCGTCATTCTCGTTGTTGCTCCCCATCCTGGGGTGGCTATCGACAGGAGCCCACGCAATCGTTCGCTTTCATTGCAGTGCGCTTACAGTACAGCGCTTGGATCCTCTCGTCAACCCTGGGATGATACCTTCAACACACGTCCATCAAATAGTGGGCGGCGATGCCTTTAACGCCAGCATGGATCCCTCGCTCGACCTTCCCGAACTATCCACCTGCACATCTTGTCAGTTTGCCGAGGACTTTTCGAACTACTGGACAGCCGTGCTCTACTTCAAGGCCAAAAATGGAACATACAAGAGGGTGCCACAACTAGGGAACAACCAGTTTGAAAAGGCCAAGGGAGGGTTGACCATCTACTACATGCAGGATGCCATCTATGACAGGAATCAGAAGAGCAATGTTCAGGCCTTCCAACCA GGCTTTCGCATGTTCGTCGGTGACCTCAATGCCCGGACAATCGAGGAAGCTGCCCGCTTCCGTCAACTCACATACGTCTGCATGGATACTTGGACCTCGCGCGCCCCAGAAACGATGGCCTTCCCGACAAGAAAATGCCCAGAAGGCATCATGACCTCCGTCCGATTTCCTACTTGCTGGGATGGCAAGAATCTGGACTCCCCCGATCACATGGCGCACATGTCTTACCCTGAGTATGGAACTTTCGAGAGCGGTGGTCCCTGCCCAGCGAGCCACCCTGTGAGAATGCCGCAGGTTTTCTACGAGGTGGTTTGGGATACCAAGATTTTCAACAATGAGGAGTGGCCTGAGGATGGGAGCAGCCCGTTTGTGTGGAGTTTTGGGGACGCGACGGGTTTCGGGACGCATGGGGATTATTTGtttgggtggaagggggatgcGTTGCAGAGGATTTTGGATGCGCCGTGTTGGTTCAACACGAACTGTGCGAAGGAGAGT AACAGCCCGTTGCAGACGATTGAGCAAATGAATGCGTGTACACAGCCTAGTatggtggatgaggatatCGATGGGT GGCTTGACGAACTACCTGGTGGTTGGAAAGCGGACTATGGACATGGACATGGTTCAACAGAATGA